The genomic segment ccattttatttgtttacctACAAAATCAttagtaatcaaataaattaattatatgatgtAATCTTTGACCATCCTAGTATATTCTATAGTCACATTAAGTATTAAgaaccataaaaattattagGCCCTGTTTTTGGCATTTGTCACAAAGCATGGCGGGGTAATTAAATAtccaaactcatttttttttttttgttaattagaaTCGTGGAAATGAAGAGTAAGGCCATTGAGAGAGGTAGCAATTACACTGGATATtccaaataaataacaaagagaaagtgatttaaaaaatattattacactCTTTATTTTCCGCATAAAAGAGGCATAAATTCCCAGAACGCTATGATCAAGACAAATTTCTTTGATTCAATCTTAATAAAAGTGTAACTATAATATCTTGACAGCACAATTATTGAAACTATAATATCAAAATTCATAACTGAGCGATATTCATTGAACAAATATGTAATTAAAATAGTGTCCAAACTGCTCTTATTATTAAATAGATTCAGAGGAAATAGATGTCCATACAGATCATagctattttaatttattgttttgaaagaaATCTGAGTGCTGTAAACAAGAAAAGTGACATTAGGTAGAGGGCTAGCGGTCAGGCGGCTCATACATGCTGCAAGGACCACAATAACACTACGATGGCAGTTCGAACTATGTAAGGTTGTGTTTTAGCTGCAAAAAAGtatcataaaatcataatatgTGATTAGACAACGTAATCATTCCTGAATTAATTTGAAAGcagataaaaaattaccatATTTTTTTACAGAATATATTCTGATAAAAAATCTGAAATACTTATTTTCCTCACGATATTGGTATGGAAATGCTGGTTCTGTTGCCTATGGTGGCAGTGGCGAAGTGCTTGCAAGGTCATAGAAAGGGTCCTTTTCGTATCGAAAGTGACAGCTAGGTGAAACCACCCTCCCTCCTTGCCTCTTAGAACAGCATGTTGGAATCAATTTGATAGCTTGATTCAGGCAATCCCTGCATTGCTGCTGAGTCAAATCAGGAGTGCACTGAACAAGTGCATACATTGTTTGATGAGACTTTTCTGCGGTCGCATTTCCGGCAGCAAATTTTCTTCGTGAATCACCTAACGCTGCAAAATTTATCAGTCTGCCTAACAAGGCATTTAGCACCTCATTGAACTCATTTTCGTCGGTAACATTAACCAGGTTGTACATCCAAAAGTACGGACCGAATTCCATACTGTTAAAAATGGTATGGTTTGCATACCTCAACATACAATCATCATACCAAATATAGGCCTCCTTTTGGTTCGGACAAAGTTGTGAGAGCACTTGGCTGGAATTTTTAATGCAACTACGGCAGGTTTCAGGCTTTTTATCTCCTCTACAAAGCGAAATTGCATAAGCTTTGTCGATGTTTTCGCCAAAGGAGCCAGTGTAAAACCCATAATCATTATTTGTATCAGAAGAGAAGGAGGAGATAAGGCGATCGAGGTTTGATTTGTAGTCACTATTAGCACTGAAGTTACCATGATTTTCTATACAAAAGTGCTGAAGCAGATTTGTTTGTGCCATAGTGAGAACGAGGAGGTGAATGAAAACAGGACTAAAAAAGAACAGCAATTTTGATGGTAACATTGCCATTGCAGCAACTCAGTTTTCTCTttgtgatgttttgtttttgaaaatagacTGCCTTCCATTTTTATAGCACTACAAGTAGGTGGGAAATGGGCAGTATCAGTCTGTGGAATATTGCTTAAATTAATGTCGGCCCACTTTGTGAGTGCTTTCGTtgggaaaataaatttatcaaccaCTTTTCTGGAAAATCTGGACGTTCACATTATCTCCACTTTCAATcgttaatttagatttataaGAACGGTCATACCCAGAAGTCTGCAAAGGATTGCGGAACACTTCAAACAAATTTTTCCTGGCAGAAAAGGCAACTGGTTCAGTCTCCTATGTTTGGTTTAAAGACTTTTGAACACATCTTCAACAAGACCTTAAAGCCAAATCTAGCTGTGTATTTATGGAGAAACTTAGAATAGTCGACTTCCTGAGATAAATCAGACCTACAAGTTATCACCTACAATCTGTTGGCAATTTAAAGCACTGAGAGTTGGAGAAGCAGTACCGGgccgttaattaattaattacaggCATGTTATAGAATTTTGGTATAATTTTTAACTGCTGCAGAAAGGAGATGATAGAGCATGATGTGCTGAAGCAATTTTATACACCTTTCCATTAATCATTATGGGTTAAAAttgttaattaaaagaaaacctaCGTAGCAATTGGtttcattgattaaaaaatagttggtagataagaaaacataaaaaattacaaagctaaaaagaaaaataaaaaagtcaatattcattaatttttcaaactcgtgatcaAGAGAATTAGATCAAAAACATCTTATCTaaaacaactaggaaacacaattctcaaccaattaaatattaaaggattaacttgaaaaaagaatatcaattgcataaaaggatccaaaacaaaaaataaataaaaattaataaaacaataatcaaaattgtaatataaaacaaattttatttttgattgaagggtttatttgaaaagaaatatcaattgaataaaaggatccaaaaaagaatcaaaataatgaaaatcaaaattaaaataaaaaataaaaacaaattttggaggagatataaaaaactataaaccaaaagaataaggactgaaaCAAAATtaccaacaacaaaaaaggtcaaattataaattttggaggatatatatatatatatatatatatatatatatatatatatatatatatatatataaagcatacTAGCAACAAACCAGACCACAACCACTAATACGAAACACATAACCAGAAAATTAAGAACATGATGACGCTTCTAATAACATGGcagaaagatattttttgaatgCCGAGTGGCATCGCCCGAACTACGTAGGTGCCTCCCTTCATGTGCCCcaatcttttttgttatttttttattttttatctttataaaaaagcTTAATTGCCCTTAAGATGGCTTGATAATCAAGAAAAAGgcttttaaaaaagacaaaaaaagctTTTGTgaccatttattattattattattttcaagggaattttggtaattttcctatgcttttgatttttttattatattttatatttgaccAAGTAAAAAATTGTTCCTTATCTTacatgataataacaaaaaaatcattttgaaaataacaaattacCTTTTAACACCAACATTAAAGATTtgcttttaaagatattttaatcttttcactatacttttgaaatgtaaaaagtCATTAATCCCTGATCATTTTGATAATAACTAATTTGCTATGTAAAAACACATTAAGTCTCTAATAACTAGGTTTAAGTTATTTAATAGGAGGGACAAAAACACCATTACACTATTAATCCAATATATAATGCTAATAAatctcaatttataatttttttcagttcaTATTTATCTTTTGCTAATAACACtatctttaaatatttattattttctatcgATTAGAAAATATTAGATGTCATTAATTAGACTAGGGCAAACACACTTTTGAGATTATACAAAGATACTAGGAGTTTTGTTTATAACAAAATAAGGATTCtctaaaaatattcatttttttttatgatttgtaaaaaatataataaaatgaaagcTTGTTTTTAAACAATACTATTAAACTTACATTTTTAGATGTAAGTAACCATCAACAATTTTCTGCTATTTATTAGAAAAACTCAATGAACCCTTGGAAAAAAGCTTAGAAAAAGCATGacttttgttataaatatacaaaactatagtttttaaacccgacccGGTGATCGACCCGGTATCatgatcgggtcacgggtcagatgggttgacccgggtgaacccgggtcaacccaaaaaaaaagaatttcttgcTTGCCCTTGCCTTTGCCCTTggactaataataataataagcatcgtttaaagaaagaaagtttaCAGAGAACAACCATGCTTGCCACTCATGTTTTGACAGATCTAAAACCAAACATtgcttgtttttataaaattagcaCAATTACCCTCACAACACAGTACACACAAATCCCTATCTTGCTTTTTACAAACCACCTCCACAACCACCCCAAGCCTACCATCACCTCCTCAATTTTAGGATTCAAAGTTCCTTCTCAAAGGCGTAGAAGAGATTACAAAAACAAGAGCAATGCCTCCCTTCACAACCACAGCTATTATTTCATCTCAAAGCAGCAACCTTAGTGGAAGGGGTCTACTGAGGTTGTTGGAGGACAGATCTAGCTCACATAAGCTACACATTCCTCTAAAGGATCTTGGAATTACACCTTCAAGTTGATTATCGGCAAGATGAAGATTCATGAGAGAAGTCATTTTCCCGAAAGAATCTGGAATAGAACCTTGTAACTGGTTGGCAGATGGGTCAAGATCAATAAGGCTATCATTGGAGTTGGATAACTAGGGGACTATTGATGAAGAAAGATGGTTGAATGAAAGATCAAGGATAGCAAGAGATCTTGAAGAATTGACGAAAGAAGGAGCTGAAGGAACGATGATATATAAATCAGCCGGGTCTCACCCGGGTTTGACCGGGTGGACCGGGTCCCGGATCGACCCGCCGGGTCGATCGTGTTTTGCCGGGTCAATTCCCAAACAGGTTTTTGCCTCTACCCGGACCGGTCCCAagcccgggtcggccgggtcccgggtcgacccgccgggccggtccgggttttaaaacactgTACAAAACtcccatttttttcttataactaAAGTATTGTATTAAAACGCCAAAAGATGGCGGGAAGGAGAAGATACAAGTCTGCATAACACTCAGGTTTAGCAAATCAAACAAATGAAGAGGAAAACCACAAAACAGAGCTGCAACGATAGGATGCAGCTTTGCCTCCACACAAACAGAACTGCCAAGCTAAACTACCAAGCTAAAAAATCCAAGGGAAAACTCCATAAAACCAAAGAACTATCTCAATTctgatttaaattattactaaatCTTTCCAACTATCATCGACTTTTCCATATCAAAAGAGATCTTCAAACCAAGCTACTAACATCAAGAGACATCAGCTCCTCGATCCCTGGGCCAACTCCGATATGCCGAGAAAAAAACTCTCGTtgtcaatttaaaaactttagcTGTTCTATTCTATCACTGCATGCCCGAATTCAATTCATTGATTGTTCTTCATTTGCGTACTTCAACTGATTCATTTGATGCTTGCAGGGGTGCATTGAAGATCAAGGGTAGTTTGAGTGCTGCGCAGAAATTCACTCCTGACATCTTCCCCAAGCATCCTAAGCTGTGAGCTGCTACTGGAAGACTATACAACCGGTTGAAAGCTGCCCATCAACGTCTGTTATTGTTGATGAATTCATAAATTGCTCATTTAACATGGGACTAGATCGGAGGCTGTAAGCCTAGAACAatctttataattataaagCTCCACAATCCTCTTTGTTTATCAATTTACATGTTCTTGTTTCTTGGACTACAAATCATTAGATAATATTGTGCAATCCTTGGTTTGTTTGCATCACATCTGACATCCATCCCTAAGTTTCTATGATTATCACCAACCTGCTCATGTGATGTGAACTTTTGTTGTTTATATCATATGGTCGATGATAAAGGCCTGTGCTCTATTTCGTTCGATCATGGGAAGGATGCGATAGATTCTCGCACCAACGcactgaaaaatatatttttgctctttctctctctctctctctctctctctctctcttagtaGAGAGAGAAGGTTTATATATATCCTGCCATTTAAGAAGACTTGAGTTATTTAATAATAAGTTGTTTAGTAATTtaagtacattaaaataatctcattTTCATGTTATCGTTGTCtttgtaattatatttattcatattgtttaaaaaaagattaaaaatgtaCCAAACAAGGTTAGAGAAGCTTAATCTATATCCCTCGTTAATctaaaaccaaacacaatttaaaataataataataataataataataactcacAGACTCATATAGTATAACtcctccaaaaaaaaatgaaatgggaaagaaatattatataatatttaatgtaCAGTTAATTGAATACATATTTCAATACTAACAATATCTCCATTTCTCCATGAACAAAAGAAGGTATTCAATAGCATATTAAAGAACTAACAGAAACACTAGCACTGGAAAGGCCATGCCAATTGCAACTCGATGCGGTGAGGATCTTGTGGAACCTGCAATTTTTCCAAGTGACAAGTATATTTGAATTCCAATTTACGATCAAATCAGGAATTGGATCgacaattccaaaaaaaaaatacatatcaaatttcaaacaaacaaagagaCACAGAGAGCAACAATTTGAATAATTCACAGAACTCACCTCCCTTGGCTGCAGGGGTTGAAAAGTTGAAGTAGAACTGGTAGTCATAGTACCACATTCTACAACTAGATCCATAAATATCCCAACTTCTCttatttccaataatatttaaatatgtcGCCAATTGGAAATCCAAGCACTTGCCACAGTCCCTCTTGCTGAGATCTCTAGTGCATTGAGCCATGCCATACCTCTTCCCACTCTGTCCAGCATCCAATACTGCGGTATAGAACATCGAGGGCTGGTTGGGAGTTGTAGAAGCAAGCGTTTTTTGTGAAGTTAAGTCCTTCAGAAACCACTTTTGCATCTTCAAAATTGGTGTCATTGTAAGTTGCCACCATTCCTGATTGATCCAATTCACCGAAAAAGCTCCGGTCTGAATACCTTAGGAAACACCACTTAAACCAAAGCGTCGCATTTTTACTGTTTGAGCAGCCTTGTACTACGGTAACATTCTTGATGCAGGCTGCACAGTCTGTGGCAGAAATATCACCTCTGCATTGTCTAAGGCCATAAATCTTGTTAGCACCTTTACCTGCTGCGGTCGTGTAGAAGCCATTTTGGATAGGCGCATTAGCAACAAGTGAATTCTGCAGCTCGCTCAGATTGGCTTGGTATTCACTGCTATTGGTAGCATTATCAACTTCAGTACACTGCGAACCGAGATCGGAATTACTGTCAGCATGGCAAGGGCTAGATAACAGCAGAAAAGttgaaaatataatgaatattaACAATTCCATACTTTGAGTCCAAGGGAAACGAAGGGCAGAGGTCATGAATGGGATATGTTCTCTATTTATGTTCATATCATAATCAAAACTCTCAAATCGTTGCATTTGTGGAATGTAATCATGCCGTGTAGAATTTGTTTAGCACTACATGATTGAAGACAATGAAACCAGCTGTACTTGTTCATATATCGTAAATgcattattatatatttgtttagcaCTACAAAATTGAAGTCAATGAAAACTAGCTGTACTTGTTCTTATCATATTTGCTTAGCTATAGAAAATGGATGTGGatgaaatcattttcttaattaagctCCATATGGATATGCTTagcaatataaaaattgaagtcAAACAAAACTAGCCTATGTGAGGTTTAAGTTTAAATGGAACGCCCATAGTaaggtttaagtttttttttttttggatggaatttaaattaaataattaattttaatatgatatcaaaaCTTCATGAGTTCTAATGGCCTAGCAAATATTCTGAAGCCCAAGTCACTCGACAGAGGCAAAGAGACGGGCTACAAGTAAGGAGCATTGATGAACAATGTATAAACTTGAGAAAGAGTCATCCACCATAAAACTTAAAGTCCAGGCTCAACTATTCACATAAACATTTAGGCGAATATGAAAGACCTAACGCATAATGATGTGAAATGTCTTGATAATGTGCTTATGAACTGGATAGACAAAGTAAAGCccaataaaaagttttaatgtGTCAAATATTTAGtctaataaaaatagtaataattttcTATTCGACTGGTGAATTATGCTTAAGTTTTTCCGGGAGGATACAATAGACccagttttgttgtttttatattttacttattttctgagtgagtttcggttttttttttctctatgcCAGTTTTTGGCTACTATATAGAATAGTTGGCGTGTTATTTTTAAgagaatttcaaaatatatgaattattgACTTTTTAGAATAAATTAGTTGTTTTCTCTATAATTTAGAACTGtaatcttaaataatatttgattattatcttgaagtataaaaaacaaatataactaTAATAAATACGTGTTTAGTTGCGTTTTTTAATCTCTCTTGAAAagtttttagctatttttttttgtctccgcATGAAAAAAAGACAACCAAGACTctgtttgttttataaaaagttattttttaaaacattacttTACAAacttttctatatttgtttattattagaaaaattaatcaacaaaaaacacttttcagtcaaataAAAGTTTTGCTTGGTTTAtaagaaagtattttccttttattttagacagaaaacactttttaaaaattgtaaaaaaaattagaaatatcatattatttgctgattatatcaaatttgatc from the Populus nigra chromosome 9, ddPopNigr1.1, whole genome shotgun sequence genome contains:
- the LOC133703105 gene encoding cysteine-rich repeat secretory protein 38-like, whose protein sequence is MAMLPSKLLFFFSPVFIHLLVLTMAQTNLLQHFCIENHGNFSANSDYKSNLDRLISSFSSDTNNDYGFYTGSFGENIDKAYAISLCRGDKKPETCRSCIKNSSQVLSQLCPNQKEAYIWYDDCMLRYANHTIFNSMEFGPYFWMYNLVNVTDENEFNEVLNALLGRLINFAALGDSRRKFAAGNATAEKSHQTMYALVQCTPDLTQQQCRDCLNQAIKLIPTCCSKRQGGRVVSPSCHFRYEKDPFYDLASTSPLPP